A genomic region of Candidatus Zymogenaceae bacterium contains the following coding sequences:
- a CDS encoding ATP-binding cassette domain-containing protein, whose amino-acid sequence MDTKAIIETKNLEKTYEDSKVAVRALRGVDLEVHEGEFMALSGPSGSGKTTLLNIIGALDYPTGGTVRVAGEDLSGFSKSELSKLRLNRIGFIFQAYNLIPVLTARENVEYVMLLQGVDERERVERAETILTDVGLKDYIDARPNEMSGGQQ is encoded by the coding sequence ATGGATACCAAGGCTATCATTGAAACCAAGAATTTGGAAAAAACATACGAAGATTCGAAGGTGGCGGTGCGCGCGCTGAGGGGGGTGGACCTGGAGGTGCACGAGGGCGAGTTCATGGCCCTTTCCGGGCCCTCGGGATCGGGGAAGACGACGCTTCTGAACATCATCGGCGCCCTGGATTATCCCACCGGCGGCACCGTCCGGGTGGCCGGTGAAGACCTGTCCGGATTCAGCAAGTCGGAGCTTTCGAAGCTTCGGCTCAACAGGATCGGCTTCATTTTTCAGGCCTACAACCTCATTCCGGTGTTGACCGCCCGGGAGAACGTGGAATACGTGATGCTGCTCCAGGGTGTCGACGAGCGGGAGCGGGTCGAGCGGGCGGAGACCATACTTACCGATGTGGGGCTGAAGGACTACATCGACGCCCGCCCGAACGAGATGAGCGGCGGTCAGCAG
- a CDS encoding ABC transporter permease — protein MIMTLKLAWRNIWRNRRRSAVILTAIVVGLFGMVFMIAIMKGMSVDMLKTSIENGVGHIQIHEKGFNDNMNVSLNIRDPKYVGNFVEETPSVTAYAERIKARGLVSSPESSSGVEIWGVDHETEPGVSAVKNYLVEGDFLTGKKGEIYIGRSLADKLKVKKGDKIVLMGQGLATEIGAAAFRVSGIFESTSKEFDKYNIYINLTDAQDLLSMPGRVSEIVVMTESLDHVDEVTASLKRDLEVSGLEVLPWMMVIPLMHQMLELWDAFNYIVYILVIMAMAFGIVNTILMSVLERTREIGILMAIGTRPGRVFSMVMWEGFFLGLTGLIAGWVFTLLVFAVVSKTGINISIWADSLKYMGGISPIIYPVLHWNNIIGSSASVFCAALFSAVYPAVKIMRLNPVEAFRSV, from the coding sequence ATGATAATGACCCTCAAGCTTGCCTGGCGAAATATCTGGCGAAACAGGCGGCGCTCTGCGGTGATACTCACGGCCATCGTGGTGGGGCTTTTCGGCATGGTGTTCATGATCGCCATCATGAAGGGGATGAGCGTGGACATGCTCAAGACCTCCATCGAAAACGGCGTGGGGCACATACAGATACACGAAAAGGGCTTCAACGACAACATGAACGTGTCGCTCAACATCCGCGACCCGAAATACGTCGGCAACTTCGTTGAAGAGACTCCCTCGGTAACGGCCTACGCCGAGCGCATCAAGGCGCGGGGTCTGGTGTCCTCGCCGGAGAGCTCCTCCGGCGTGGAGATATGGGGGGTCGATCACGAGACGGAGCCGGGTGTGAGCGCGGTGAAGAATTATCTGGTGGAGGGGGATTTTCTGACCGGAAAGAAGGGCGAGATCTACATCGGCCGCTCCCTGGCGGACAAGCTGAAGGTGAAGAAGGGAGACAAGATCGTCCTGATGGGTCAGGGGCTGGCCACGGAGATCGGCGCCGCGGCGTTTCGCGTCAGCGGCATCTTCGAGTCCACCTCCAAGGAGTTTGATAAATATAACATCTATATTAATCTCACAGACGCCCAGGACCTCCTCTCGATGCCCGGACGGGTATCGGAGATCGTCGTCATGACCGAGAGCCTCGATCATGTTGATGAGGTCACGGCGTCTCTGAAGCGGGATCTGGAGGTCAGCGGCCTCGAGGTGCTCCCCTGGATGATGGTCATTCCGCTGATGCACCAGATGTTGGAGCTGTGGGACGCCTTCAATTATATTGTGTATATCCTGGTGATCATGGCCATGGCCTTCGGCATCGTGAATACGATTCTGATGAGCGTCCTGGAGCGCACCCGGGAGATCGGGATCCTGATGGCCATCGGGACCAGGCCGGGGAGGGTCTTTTCCATGGTGATGTGGGAGGGATTCTTCCTGGGGCTGACCGGGCTGATCGCCGGATGGGTATTCACGCTGCTGGTGTTCGCCGTCGTTTCCAAGACCGGCATCAACATCTCCATTTGGGCCGACAGCCTCAAGTACATGGGGGGCATCAGCCCCATCATCTATCCGGTGCTTCACTGGAACAATATTATCGGCTCTTCGGCGTCGGTGTTTTGTGCGGCGCTCTTTTCCGCGGTCTATCCCGCGGTGAAGATCATGCGTCTCAACCCGGTGGAGGCGTTTCGTTCCGTCTGA
- a CDS encoding transcriptional regulator, whose amino-acid sequence MEKAISITDTLDRVIHERARLGIMTILSAEDEAEFTALKKSLNLSDGNLNAHLKVLEKNGYISVVKEFVKNRPRTVYRVTGEGRRAFEAYVGSLEKFLKSVSKKRGEDVRED is encoded by the coding sequence ATGGAAAAGGCCATATCAATAACGGATACCCTGGACAGGGTAATACACGAGCGGGCGCGCCTGGGCATCATGACGATTCTCTCCGCCGAGGACGAAGCGGAGTTTACCGCCCTGAAAAAGTCATTGAATCTGTCCGACGGCAACCTGAACGCCCACCTGAAGGTGCTGGAGAAAAACGGCTATATCTCGGTCGTCAAGGAGTTTGTGAAAAACAGACCCCGTACCGTCTATCGGGTGACCGGGGAGGGGAGGAGGGCCTTCGAAGCGTATGTCGGCTCCCTGGAGAAGTTTCTGAAGAGCGTTTCCAAGAAACGCGGGGAGGATGTTCGTGAAGATTGA
- a CDS encoding ABC transporter permease — translation MARRQYRVFTLAWRNIWRNTRRTLITTAAVVFAVFLAIFSWCFALGEHEQMIRDTLKIHTGHIQVHKSGYWDDRTIFNGFTPSDELLTFVDADERVEAWVRRLNVDALISTAVDQGGNSGGIMLIGVEPERERSFTSLPDKVYRGEYLTDGDASGIFIGEILAKNLEVEVNDSVIIMTQDIYGALSAGEYTVVGIFKSNTTEMDRGMAFITLDAMRYLLSIDEQVSEVSILLSDSRKVKKTTRDLKDAVDLERVEVMTWQELMPDLVQFIEFDNAFGYLFFVVILLVVIFGILNTILMAVMERYREFGVMMALGTRPNEIIRLIMMESALIAFLGIIIGDMVGFGVAYYFTIHPWDFSQYSDVMWSFGIDPKIYARMYPWVFYVTDMIILGSTLLAAVYPAVKASRLRPVQALRYI, via the coding sequence ATGGCACGAAGACAGTACCGCGTATTCACCCTGGCGTGGCGAAACATCTGGCGCAACACCCGCCGCACCCTCATCACCACGGCGGCGGTGGTATTCGCGGTGTTTCTGGCGATTTTTTCATGGTGTTTCGCCCTGGGTGAGCACGAACAGATGATTCGGGACACCCTGAAGATACACACCGGACATATCCAGGTTCACAAGAGCGGCTACTGGGACGACCGGACCATCTTCAACGGCTTCACCCCGTCCGATGAGCTTCTCACGTTCGTGGACGCCGACGAGCGGGTGGAGGCCTGGGTGAGGCGCCTGAACGTGGACGCCCTCATCTCCACCGCCGTGGACCAGGGGGGAAACAGCGGCGGCATCATGCTCATCGGCGTGGAGCCGGAAAGGGAACGCTCGTTCACCTCGTTACCTGACAAGGTGTATCGGGGCGAGTACCTGACCGACGGCGATGCGTCGGGTATTTTCATCGGCGAGATCCTTGCCAAAAACCTGGAAGTTGAGGTGAATGACTCGGTCATCATCATGACCCAGGACATCTACGGGGCGCTCTCCGCCGGGGAATATACGGTGGTGGGGATATTCAAGTCCAACACCACTGAGATGGACCGGGGCATGGCCTTCATTACGCTCGACGCCATGCGCTATCTCCTCTCCATAGACGAGCAGGTCTCCGAGGTGTCCATCCTGCTGTCCGACTCCCGGAAGGTGAAAAAGACGACCCGGGATCTGAAAGATGCCGTGGATCTCGAGCGGGTGGAGGTGATGACCTGGCAGGAGCTGATGCCGGACCTGGTGCAATTCATCGAGTTCGACAACGCCTTCGGCTATCTCTTTTTCGTTGTCATCCTGCTGGTGGTTATCTTCGGCATTCTCAATACCATCCTGATGGCGGTGATGGAGCGCTATCGGGAGTTCGGTGTGATGATGGCCCTGGGCACCCGGCCAAACGAGATCATCCGGCTGATCATGATGGAATCGGCCCTCATCGCCTTTCTCGGCATTATCATCGGCGACATGGTGGGATTCGGGGTCGCGTACTACTTCACCATCCACCCGTGGGATTTTTCCCAGTACTCGGATGTGATGTGGAGCTTCGGCATCGATCCAAAGATATACGCCCGGATGTACCCGTGGGTGTTTTACGTCACCGACATGATCATTCTGGGATCGACGCTGCTGGCCGCGGTCTATCCCGCCGTCAAGGCGTCGCGCCTCAGGCCGGTACAGGCGCTGCGATACATATAG
- a CDS encoding outer membrane lipoprotein-sorting protein, with the protein MRRIMIMVSLLALIAGIAFPVFSQEMTADEIVRKAEDIMRGSSNVGVMSMHIVNPNWERTLDMKYWEKGKERSLVKITAPAKEAGTVSLKVDNNMWNYLPSVEKVIKIPPSMMMQSWMGSDFTNDDLVRESSIVDDYDPALLGTETLDQGEAYVLELIARPEAPVVWGKINIYIRTEDFAPLRYEYYDEEGEMIRVMYMSEIKKIAGRSYPTIWTMEPVKEEGKKTIITVHEINFDVPVDDNIFNLSDLKRGIVPE; encoded by the coding sequence ATGAGAAGAATCATGATAATGGTATCGCTGCTTGCATTGATTGCGGGGATCGCGTTTCCGGTCTTTTCCCAGGAGATGACGGCCGACGAGATCGTCAGGAAGGCCGAGGACATCATGCGGGGCAGCTCCAACGTGGGGGTGATGAGCATGCACATCGTCAACCCGAACTGGGAGCGGACCCTCGACATGAAGTACTGGGAGAAGGGGAAGGAGCGGTCCCTGGTCAAGATAACCGCGCCGGCCAAGGAGGCGGGTACGGTATCCCTGAAGGTGGACAACAACATGTGGAACTATCTCCCCTCGGTGGAGAAGGTCATCAAGATACCGCCGTCCATGATGATGCAGTCTTGGATGGGTTCGGACTTCACCAACGACGACCTGGTGCGGGAATCGAGCATTGTGGACGACTACGATCCGGCGCTTTTGGGGACGGAGACCCTGGATCAGGGAGAGGCTTACGTCCTTGAGCTGATCGCCAGGCCCGAGGCTCCGGTTGTCTGGGGTAAAATCAATATATACATCCGCACGGAGGACTTCGCCCCCCTCCGGTACGAATACTACGACGAGGAGGGGGAGATGATCCGGGTGATGTACATGTCGGAGATCAAGAAGATCGCCGGGCGCTCCTATCCGACGATTTGGACCATGGAGCCGGTCAAGGAGGAGGGGAAGAAGACCATCATCACGGTGCACGAGATCAATTTCGACGTTCCCGTCGATGACAACATCTTCAATCTTTCCGACCTGAAGCGGGGCATCGTTCCCGAATAG